Proteins co-encoded in one Astyanax mexicanus isolate ESR-SI-001 chromosome 1, AstMex3_surface, whole genome shotgun sequence genomic window:
- the zgc:55461 gene encoding beta-tubulin family protein encodes MREIVHLQAGQCGNQIGAKFWEVISDEHGIDPTGAYHGDSDLQLERINVYYNEATGGKYVPRAVLVDLEPGTMDSVRSGPFGQVFRPDNFVFGQSGAGNNWAKGHYTEGAELVDSVLDVVRKEAESCDCLQGFQLTHSLGGGTGSGMGTLLISKIREEYPDRIMNTFSVVPSPKVSDTVVEPYNATLSVHQLVENTDETYCIDNEALYDICFRTLKLTTPTYGDLNHLVSATMSGVTTCLRFPGQLNADLRKLAVNMVPFPRLHFFMPGFAPLTSRGSQQYRALTVPELTQQMFDAKNMMAACDPRHGRYLTVAAVFRGRMSMKEVDEQMLNVQNKNSSYFVEWIPNNVKTAVCDIPPRGLKMAATFIGNSTAIQELFKRISEQFTAMFRRKAFLHWYTGEGMDEMEFTEAESNMNDLVSEYQQYQDATAEEEGEFEEEGEEELA; translated from the exons ATGAGGGAGATTGTTCACCTACAGGCTGGTCAGTGTGGGAACCAGATCGGTGCCAAA TTTTGGGAGGTTATCAGCGATGAGCACGGAATTGATCCGACCGGTGCCTACCATGGTGACAGTGACCTACAACTAGAACGAATTAACGTCTACTACAATGAAGCCACTG GTGGAAAATATGTCCCCCGGGCTGTACTCGTGGACCTGGAGCCTGGAACAATGGACTCCGTTAGATCGGGGCCTTTTGGGCAGGTGTTTAGACCAGACAACTTTGTCTTTG GTCAGAGTGGGGCTGGAAACAACTGGGCCAAAGGCCATTACACAGAAGGAGCAGAGCTGGTGGACTCAGTTTTGGATGTTGTGCGCAAGGAAGCTGAAAGTTGTGACTGCCTGCAAGGTTTCCAGCTCACTCACTCCTTAGGTGGAGGCACTGGCTCTGGCATGGGAACCCTTCTTATCAGCAAGATTCGTGAGGAGTATCCTGACCGCATCATGAACACCTTCAGTGTGGTGCCTTCCCCCAAAGTCTCAGACACTGTAGTCGAGCCGTATAATGCCACCCTGTCGGTTCACCAGCTGGTGGAAAACACGGATGAGACATATTGCATCGACAACGAAGCCCTGTATGACATTTGTTTCCGTACGCTCAAGCTGACCACGCCCACGTATGGAGATCTCAACCATCTGGTCTCCGCCACCATGAGTGGTGTGACCACTTGTTTGAGATTTCCAGGCCAACTCAACGCTGACCTTCGAAAACTGGCTGTCAACATGGTGCCATTCCCGCGACTGCACTTTTTCATGCCAGGCTTTGCGCCCCTCACCAGCAGGGGAAGCCAGCAGTACCGTGCCCTCACTGTTCCCGAGCTCACTCAGCAAATGTTCGACGCCAAAAACATGATGGCGGCCTGCGACCCTCGCCACGGCCGCTACCTCACCGTTGCTGCTGTTTTCCGCGGCCGCATGTCCATGAAGGAGGTGGACGAGCAGATGCTCAATGTTCAGAACAAGAACAGCAGCTACTTTGTGGAGTGGATCCCCAACAACGTCAAGACCGCAGTCTGCGACATCCCACCTCGTGGCCTAAAAATGGCTGCCACATTCATTGGCAACAGCACGGCCATCCAAGAGCTGTTCAAGCGCATCTCTGAGCAGTTCACAGCCATGTTTAGGCGGAAGGCTTTTCTCCATTGGTACACTGGGGAGGGCATGGATGAGATGGAGTTCACTGAGGCTGAGAGCAACATGAATGACCTGGTATCAGAGTACCAGCAGTACCAGGATGCCACAGCAGAGGAGGAGGGAGAGTTCGAGGAAGAGGGAGAAGAGGAGCTGGCATAG
- the LOC103023746 gene encoding intelectin, translated as MLRGIFLICFFVLGCTLMGPSLVTGEEVTVKPILINGTYINPELGKYHARLRSLSQSCKDIKEKFGANTDGIYYLTTGNGVVYQAYCDMTTNGGGWTLVASVHENNMNGKCTLGDRWSSQQGSDPKRPDGDGTWANTATFGTAEGATSDDYKNPGYYDISGEDVSVWHIPNDVQLKDWTKDSILRYHTETKFLKENGGNLYHLFKKFPVRFDAGECNKDSGPTSPVVYDNGDNDKVKNFYGPSVRDQFEPGFVSFRVFNEEKAAMAMCSGIKPTGCHTEYYCIGGGGHFPEEAPRQCGDFTGFDWNGYGTHTGESASKQITEAAVLIFYR; from the exons ATGTTGCGAGGAATTTTCCTGATATGCTTTTTTGTTCTTGGATGTACTTTAA TGGGACCTTCACTAGTTACGGGTGAAGAGGTCACTGTTAAGCCAATACTAATAAATGGCACTTATATAAACCCAGAACTTGGTAAGTATCATGCCAGGCTGAGAAGTCTGAGTCAGAGCTGCAAGGACATCAAGGAGAAATTTGGAGCGAACACTG ATGGAATATACTACTTAACAACAGGAAATGGTGTGGTGTACCAGGCGTACTGTGATATGACCACTAATGGAGGAGGCTGGACACTGGTAGCCAGCGTGCATGAGAACAACATGAATGGAAAATGTACTTTAGGTGATCGCTGGTCGAGCCAGCAGGGTAGTGACCCCAAGCGACCTGATGGCGATGGAACGTGGGCTAACACTGCCACGTTTGGTACTGCAGAGGGAGCTACCAGTGATGACTACAAG AATCCTGGATACTATGACATCAGCGGGGAGGATGTATCAGTGTGGCACATTCCTAATGACGTCCAGCTAAAAGACTGGACCAAAGACTCAATCCTGCGCTACCACACCGAAACCAAGTTCCTCAAGGAGAATGGTGGAAACCTTTACCACTTATTTAAG AAATTTCCAGTAAGGTTTGACGCAGGAGAGTGTAATAAAGATAGTGGTCCCACCAGTCCAGTGGTGTATGATAACGGGGACAACGACAAAGTCAAAAACTTCTATGGACCATCTGTAAGAG ATCAGTTCGAGCCTGGCTTTGTCAGCTTCAGAGTGTTTAATGAGGAGAAAGCAGCTATGGCCATGTGCTCTGGAATCAAACCCACAGGATGCCACACTGAATAT TACTGCATAGGTGGAGGAGGACACTTTCCAGAAGAAGCTCCTCGTCAGTGTGGCGACTTCACTGGTTTTGACTGGAATGGTTATGGAACTCATACTGGAGAAAGTGCCTCCAAACAAATTACAGAGGCAGCCGTTCTGATCTTCTATCGTTAA